In Takifugu flavidus isolate HTHZ2018 chromosome 5, ASM371156v2, whole genome shotgun sequence, the following proteins share a genomic window:
- the polr3d gene encoding DNA-directed RNA polymerase III subunit RPC4, with protein sequence MADLGTGDNSGQHVPNSSGRGRGVLAGRRPSATISPGRLPSVRSRDLTLGGVKKKTFTPNIIGRKVKEESKVDSGTRSEKRDGERGRGPRERGRGRGRLELIQSHSIFEQGPAEMTMKKRSAYENEKDAPSMGPSPIINIKKEKRETEEETKEILRKLERDNFIDDPFLRSEQKSCPVQLPLAISGWGFKEEFSSADLKVEKVEDGEPMETTVEVKQEPEEIEIKKSEAIFKPPPLPEPEVLSDLLHRWSLSKRDELFFVQLPDSLPGQPPTKEHRPVKTEVQSEDGQSVLLKTEAEGEEEEENCCSLKDLRDGLVGKMLVRRSGRVQLILGQVTLDVSLGTTCSFLQELVSVGTEGRTGYLSVLGNVKHKMVCSPDFEALLERSA encoded by the exons ATGGCAGATTTAGGAACGGGTGACAACAGCGGTCAGCATGTTCCTAACTCCAGCGGCAGGGGGAGGGGCGTTCTGGCAGGACGTCGACCATCAGCCACCATCTCTCCTGGCCGCCTACCCTCGGTGCGCTCTAGAGACCTGACTTTGGGAGGTGTTAAGAAG AAAACATTCACGCCCAACATAATAGGCCGGAAAGTTAAAGAGGA ATCAAAGGTTGACAGCGGAACGAGGAGTGAGAAGAGGGATGGAGAGCGGGGACGGGGCCCCAGAGAAAGGGGCAGGGGCCGAGGCCGACTCGAGCTCATTCAGTCCCACTCCATCTTTGAACAGGGGCCTGCGGAGATGACGATGAAAAAGAGAA GTGCATATGAAAATGAGAAGGACGCCCCGAGCATGGGACCCTCGCCCATCATTAATATCAAAAAGGAGAAAcgagagacagaagaggagaccAAAGAAATCCTACGCAAGTTGGAAAGAGATAAC tttatagACGATCCCTTCTTGAGGAGTGAACAGAAGAGCTGTCCCGTCCAGCTCCCTCTCGCTATTTCAGGATGGGGATTCAAGGAGGAATTTAGTTCGGCTGATCTTAAGGTCGAAAAGGTGGAAGACGGCGAGCCCATGGAAACCACAGTTGAGG TAAAACAGGAGCCCGAGGAAATTGAAATAAAGAAGTCGGAGGCCATTTtcaaacctcctcctctccccgaGCCTGAGGTTCTGTCTGACCTGCTGCACAGATGGAGTCTGAGCAAACGGGACGAGCTGTTCTTCGTGCAGCTTCCTGACTCTCTGCCCGGGCAGCCCCCCACCAAAGAGCACAGACCGGTGAAAACGGAGGTGCAGTCAGAGGACGGCCAGTCGGTGCTCCTGAAGACGGAGGCTGAG ggagaagaagaagaagaaaactgcTGCAGTCTGAAAGACTTGCGGGACGGTCTGGTAGGGAAGATGCTGGTGAGGAGGTCTGGACGGGTACAGCTCATACTGGGTCAAGTGACCCTGGATGTGTCTCTGGGAACAACGTGCTCTTTCCTCCAG GAGCTGGTCTCTGTCGGTACCGAGGGAAGAACGGGCTACCTCTCTGTTCTGGGCAATGTCAAACACAAGATGGTTTGTTCCCCAGATTTTGAGGCTCTGTTGGAGAGAAGTGCTTGA